The Procambarus clarkii isolate CNS0578487 chromosome 37, FALCON_Pclarkii_2.0, whole genome shotgun sequence nucleotide sequence ACTGAAATTTCAGCCTGGTTTAAGCTCTTAAGCCTGGCTTTTAAAGTAGAAGAACTTGTACCTTGACTCTTACAGAGCTTCCAGAAGTTATCTATCAAATATATTTTCTACCCAACACTCATAACTAGAACTCTGACGCTAAACAACATTAGAAAGTCATTTTAATGACTTTCAGGGCAGTCTACACTGTTAATTTGCCATTTATCCCTTAGGAGGTAAGAATTTTAAGTGCATAAATTCAAAATAAACAGGCTGGCATTTGAATGTGAAGGGGGTCTCCATGTAATAGCTCTCCATATTATAAGAAGCAAAGGTAGATATACAAAAGGATTTATctatatttttttattaagacAAGTCAAGAACCAGACAGCTGAAACTAGTCTGTAGTAGAATTAAAACACTGACAATGcaattaaaagtattaacactAAAAATCAGGCAACAGGTTTTGCTACCAATCTGTTCTAAAAATCAGAAGATTCGGGTCCTTTGACATGCCTTAACCCTGATGGTCCTCGTGATCCCCGTTTCCAGAGACCTCCTCAGGGAGACTGACCAGCCTCACTCCGGCTAGCCAGGACCAGCTGCCCCTCTACCTGGGAGAAAGGTAGTTGCAAGTGGGGCAGCGGTCTTCATAATTGAAGCACATGAACATCAGGCCGAAGGGGAAGAGCAAGCAGGCGGCAATCTTGCTCCAAGTAGGGTACATCCTGGTCATGTCATCGAGCTGACGAAGAAAAGAGTTATTAAATATTGAAGCCAGAGTACCCATGAAgagattttataaagagttatgaTGTACTTACCCCGCAGTGGGGGCATGTGCCGTCCCTCTCGACACTGACAGGGACCCTTTCAAAGGGGAGATGAAGTGCGTTTATCAATTCAGGCCTTTCCACAAGTGGAGTGCGGGAATTGAAGGGGGACGGACCCCTAGGGTGAGTGCGAGCATATACTGGGGAGagaaaaattaaaattttaactTTCAGTAAGCTGTGTTTACTAGAACAGGAAAAAAATAAGGAAGTAAACTTACTGCGGGCATAGTCAATCTGACTGCGTGTCGTTTCAGAAGCTACGCGGCCAGCCGCAACTGGagtaaaaaaataatttaaagtTTAGGATCAAAGGAATATTTTAGCAGCCCCCCCTAGAAGAAAAAAGTCCACAATTAACCATTGAAActaatcaattcattgcctaagAATCTGATAACACCGGAATATACTTTACCCGAATGTCCTCCCACCGGTGGCATTCCGAATACTTTCCTACACTCCTCTATGCAACAAATAGATATCCGCGAGAAGAATCCCTGAGTCACAAGAGAGCTGTAATCGGTAAACCAAGCCCGAGTGTTCTGCCGTTTGTTGGCCGACTCTTGCCTCAAGTAACCTTGTGTGAAGCCTCGAGGCAGCCACCGAACCATTCCCATGTGATTCGTAAAGCAATAAATCAGTCTTTGCTTCTATCATCGTCATAATAATTAGATGCAACGCATTCAtctgataattactttacctGGCCCCGAGTTCATATCACTTAAGATGTTTACgtattaatatacagtatatcattTGATGACATATATCATTGTGTTTTGCCTTCCAGTATGAAACTCTCGATGAATCATTAAACTGCCGTCAGCAAAACAAAGCAAACTGCCCAAATGCATTTGGCACAGACGTTGGATTGTCTTATAAATGATGAGATTTTTCAGATTATAGCATTAACCAAATATAAACACATCAAATTCGCATAGGTGTACAGTTTTAAATTGTTTACCTTGTTCGTATTGCTGTAGACGTAGCTGGAATACGTTGTTGTTCTTGTAATACAAGCTTGGACACGGGTTCCTGGTTCAGCCTTGACGACGGGTGGACGTCTGGATATCCCagctccgcctgggagccgccggatcacgttctgtttggcacttttggattttgattctgccatttggcatccctattcaacggtccggactgttacgacgcctggcgcacatatcgccttgggtcacaagATAGCTTATAGATTTTGAACGCATTCAGACTGATTCTTCGGGCGGGATGCCGGTGTCTGGCGCCGGCTTGGCTGAGAGGTGCCAGgagttggtggatctaggtgggctcctagtgtgccctcaatcaacccgttctcgcactttcttacagtcaatattgacttattaaatacgtgcatatgtgacatactaaatatgctagtttaccttgaaagcttcaaagaaaacaccgaccttacctaaccttcttagtatgttaagataagcatcttattgcttcgtaattacaattattacttaacctatacctttaATAGGTTACTTTTACCTTTAATACCTATACctttaataggttaagtaataattgtaattacgaagcaataagatgcttatcttaacatactaagaaggttaggaaaggttggtgttttctatgaagcttttcaaggtaaactaatatgtttagtatgtcacatatgcacgtatttaataagtcaatattgattttacgaaagtgcgagaacgggttgcctcagtcgtggtgggcggccggcttctgctctgccggagggCACTGGATGAcggcgttttagttgggggctgagtttttggttttgctacccagtgttctctgtgtggggcggggcggtACTCGTCACCCTGAGGCTCCCCAGTCATCTGTCTGCCTATGTGTTTATTGGCCACTAGGCACATTAGTTTCCGCTGATAAGCGGCATTCATTTCGCCACTaggcttcgcgattaacccttCACGGGTATGCCGCGGCGCATCCGATCGTCCTCGCCTCTAAATCAACAACAGCAGCTTGGacaccgttgttgttgttgtttttttgagatatatacaagagttgttacattcttgtagagccactagtacgcgtagcgtttcgggcaagtccttaatcctatggtccctggaatacgatcccctgccgcgaagaatcgttttttcatccaagtacacattttactgttgcgttaaacagaggctacagttaaggaattgcgcccagtaaatcctccccggccaggatacgaacccatgacatagcgctcgcggaacgccaggcgagtgtcttaccactacaccacggagactatttgTTTTTGTTGTCACAGCTGGGCATCCATAATACAGTTTAGTCTCGGGCCTCAAAAAATGATCAATATTGACCCCAAGAGTCGATGGTACTATCCAAGGGGTTGATAAATGACTGAAGGTCAAAAGGGGTCAGTACAGTCTGTGGGGTCAATAGATGGTTCATTAATGATGCAAGTTTGATAATATCAATTAATCTTTCATTAGCTAGCCGCACATTTAACTACACAGTTACTATGTCTCACTAGGACGAATTACTTTGATTTCCTATAATCATGTGCAGTACTTTTAGTAATACTGGAGAGAGATTTTAGCTCTTTTTAGACACGAGAATTCTCGAGCCTTCCACTCCCTTGTGtctcctttgtaaacgcacattaatgacactataccTCGTacagtttatgtaggacagacgtaaatctgtgtggtTATGTTTcttggttagcttagcatttttaaAGCGCTACAATCACctactgtggttgattgttcaataaatcactaatttatatgtttaacagatctctagccctttccatggaggacagaaaaaattgtataaatgctggttagcattgtaaatgtgtggccacctcagtggtagaaaataattataaatatcCCTTGTGACCCGCCCTGGGAAGGATCAACGACCTTGTTGCGGTCCTGCTCTCCAAGCCAACTCCCCGCCTCAAACTCTGCTCCTGAGCCAGTAACTTCAATATTTATAACAATGAGTGGTGACAACTGATATTTATACCCCAATGTATTTACTAAAAAAGTCAGCACTAACCCTTATGGTTGTTTTCGATACCAAGAGGATGTCTGAACAGCATTCACAAGAACATTTGGATTTATAACCTTTACCAATCAAAGATTTTGCGTGTGCCGGTTTAGATTCTGCTACTTTGAACAAAACGTTTAAAGTagaacgggttatggtgagcccatagtggacttatctggcacagaagAGGGCTGTACCTTGTTGCATGTGCGTTACATCGCACTCCTCTTCCCTGACTTGGTTCAAGTTTCCCCATATTCCTTTCTTCCGCCATCTGAGGCATAGGTTCAAGACCAACACATTTCCACCCTTCAAGCTCCTACTTGCCGCCTCAAGTCTATACAGAGCCGATGCTAAACTTCATCCCATTAGCATATTGTGGCATTGGTTAGGCGTTTAGGTTCTATTTGCAATTATTTCTAGTACGTGGGCAACTCTTACTCAGACTaggccattacatccagcggtcgaccccacagacacattcataaatttaaCATGTTCAttcaaaaatcctcaaataataatttatcatattgtgcatatataggcgttTACGTTATGCTTGCCGTTTttagtacgtggatgaagcatttatagcgttgtaggACGAAAAAAAATCGTTAGTGAAGCTCTTATTCCGGAAGAGTTCGAACGTAAACAGTTTTAGAGTGGTGTACAAGTAATTATCGAAAGGCATCAAAccgggaagtaagtaagtaattatcaaaagaaggcaccaaaccgggaaggctatgtagcaccatcaaatacgcaaaataatcagagggcgctaaatatcaccaaggatgccaatacgagaacaaaaacgcataaggcgaacgatatcaaaagtatccgagtcaccaagaagtctatcgagggacaggtgaccgcgaggggcggttggaaagcaagacacacgctcgtcctggaagtcaggacattcaagaaggacatgcacgaccgtaagagggacaatgcaactaggacaataaggagcagggcggcgctccatcaagtgaccatgggttaagcgagtatggccaatacgcaacctcgctagagctgtttcccaccgccggttacggtggaaggaggacggccacgaggaaacacaacatttaagagtacgtagcttgttaccagtaacagacaaccaagaagcctgccaacgggtaaggactgaggaatggataaccgggtaaaagtcggaatacggaatgcctttacgagagatgggacaagagcggacagcttccttagcggcagcatccgcacgctcatttaaagacacgccaatatggctgggaacccaacaaaactcaaccgacttaaatttactgtgaacgagaaacagccaatgctggatctcgacaactaccggatgaactggattaaagcacccgagagccatgagggcactacgagagtcaacaacaaccacaaaggaagactgacaacgagaaagcaggagacgaagagcatagagaatagcataaagttccgctgtaaagatgctagtctccggaggcaagcgacacatataagtgcgatcaggaaaaacaacagagtagccaacaccgtccgctgacttagacccatcggtgaagacagaaacggagcgggagtgagaagaaaagtgctcgaggaaaaggcgttttagaactgtaggaggggtaaaagctttagtgatacgagtcaaggatgtacaaaaccgcggaagagggaccctccacgggggcaaagaaggaacaacacgaggagaaacatcagaaatacgaacggaaagagaatcctgcaggcgagataaccggacagaaagagggaggtggtgaagaggaacaggaaccgcaggagggataaaagttaaagcacgacagagacgagaggaaggatgttgcaaggaccgcgcaaaatagcgaagacagtagcgatcacggcggtcctggagagacaggaagccagtgtcaacatacaagctaaggacgggagtcgaacgaaaggcaccagaactgaggcgcaacccagtatggtgcaaagcatcaagacggcgaagagtagaaggagaagcagacgagtaagcaattgcaaccataatcgagcttagacaggacgagagaggaatgtaaagcaaggagagtgcgcctatctgccccccaagaagtatgggacaagacccgaaggagggtaagggacttagagcactcaacacggaggtaagagatatggggagaccaagacaaacgagtgtcagggaataaccccaaaagcttcgcggaatctttgtattcaaggggatgaccataaagtgacaaagagggacgaagaacaacccgtttccgcgtaaaagtcatggcacaagtcttagaagtagagaacttgaagccatgacctgtggcccaagacgacacggcatcaatcgcaagttgaagccggcgttgaaggagaggcgaatcatcaccctgacaacaaagggtaagatcatcgacatagagagcggagaagacaccagaaggaagagaggaaagaagaccattgagggcaaccagaaaaagagtagtgctcagaacactaccctggggcacaccttcgtattgctgaaaagggggagagagagcggtaccaaggcgcacccgaaaggaacgacgagagaggaagctgcggagaaagagagggagatgaccacgaaggccaaaagaatgaagttgagataggatatgataacgccaagtggtgtcgtaagccttttctaggtcaaaaaggacggcaacaacggaggtcttcgcagcaaaagcagtacgtatatagacctccaagttcaccaggacatctgtcgtgctgcggcacttgcggaaaccaaattgagaaggggagaggaggtgatggtgttccaggaaccacatcagacgaacgttaaccatacgttcaaagagtttgcagacacaacttgtgagagcaatagggcgaaagtccttaggggaagtacccagagaccctggtttgcgaacagggaggacaacggcatcgagccagtcctcagggaccgacgacgactcccagatccgattatacagactcagtaaatactgagacgtgctcggagggagatggcgaagcatctcataatgaataccatcggagcccgccgccgtagaaccgcagagggccagggcagaacgaagttcggagagagagaagggatcattatagggaagctgaagatgagtgcagaaatctaaaggacgagactcaaggacaggtttacgaagaaggaaagattggggaagatgaagaccagagctaacagaagaaaagtgggaacccagttcggaagcgacctgcaacgggtccgccacaagagtatcatggaggtgaaggaccggtgaaacatcgggaacgaacttacccgctatcttgcggatacgcttccagatctgggccagaggggtttcggacgtaattgtcgagacataagatgcccaacattcacgtttagccgtacggatggccctacgggccaccgcactcgctttccgaaagaaaagaaaagaatcggtcgtctgcctacggcggtgcttcttccaggctgcacgcttacagcggacagcccgagcacagtccgcattccaccagggaacgcacttccgtggaccccgagaggaagagcgaggaatagagcggagggcagcgtcgaagacagtgtcatgaaaaaggaggagagcgcgagagaggggcagaagggagaggtcagagagagtagcactgagggaaaacagggtccagtccgccttagcaaactgccacctagggaaagagagggaagggcgaaaagagaaaaaggaaacaaggatggggaaatgatcacttccatggaggtcatcaagaacctgccatgtgaaatctaagtaaagagaagaagagcagagagaaagatcaagacaagaaagggtgcgagttcgagagtccaaatgagtgggctcaccagaattcagaagagacagggaagaagagaggagaaacggctcaaggaggcgaccccgggtattcgtcagaacgtcaccccaaagagaatgacgacaattgaagtcacccagcaggagcacaggctccggcaaggagtctaggaggtgtttcaaatcaggaagagagagcgggacacccggggggagataaatggaacaaactgtgtaccatttccccacaaagatacgagcagcagaacaatggagaggcgaaggaaaaagtaaaggaacaaagggaacatcagcccgaatcaagagagcagaagaattagaagccccagcaatggctgggggggggggggagagaaaggaatagccacgaaaacgaccaggacgagcaccaagcatcggctcctggagacagacacaaaggggcgaaaaccgcgaaaccagaagttggagttcgaggaaattggcgtaataacctcgaacgttccattgaagaatggacaacgacgagaagagaaaggacaaaaacagagaacaaggaagaaacaaaggcgaaagaccaacagagcacgttaaagaatatcagggtcgggatcagggtcagcaaagtcagggttagggggcatgggtaaactgagcaaagacggagggaaggaaacgggagaacagatcagaggtgggcgggcagggtccggaggaggaggaggaggaggaggaggaggagacaacggagaggagcagtcaaggacagcagcaggaagagggggagtagaaagagaggagcgcaccccagcaagagcagcaaccgaaagggaagcaggggccaaagaaacctccatagcaggaacagggggcgcaagcactgaaacgggagtggaaggagcaacagagccagaaggaggagctgaggaagaaagcgaagccttcttacccgccggggaagaggaaggagaggagccaggcttacgcttctgacttaaagagaccggtgtcccagcaactacgtaccgggcaacggattccagtgtctcaacaggagaagccgaacgagagcacacacgacggccgttaggagagcgatggacatccgcccgcaccgacaggcggcggggagagccgatagatggaggaagaggatgggaaggaggatcggagggggacgaggaaggagacacagaagacacgacagaccgggtagaaggaaggggaaccccagacagaggaccaggaggaggatccttcgggagagaacccaaagggacagaggagggggcagtgggcgcatcagggtccaaggcctggaaacggttgtgagtctgaggaaggcgggaaggacgaggagaggaagagcgcaacacgcgagcataagagatattagcataaggcgggagccggcgaacctggcgcctcgcctcaggaaaagataaacgctcccggtgcttcaagttgaggacggctgcctcaagcttgtaatggacacacgcacgggagaaggtaggatgggcctcaccgcagttgaggcaacgagcctggggagaagcgcactccgacttagagtgaccttcgccaccacacaaaggacagagagagacagtcccggagcagcggagggcaccatgcccaaacctccagcacttgttgcagagccgaggagaaggaatgtactcctggacagagcacctggcaccagcaagaatgacagagggtggaagggtcctaccatcaaaggtaatcttcacaacccggaggggttgacggcgactaccacgagggggacgagtaaacgtgtccacctggagaatagaatggccctgggcagcgaggatatgtcgaatatcgtcgtggcagtcgcgtaggtcccgaacaccggttgcaacatggggcgggagcaaaatagtgccaacactggcattcaactggacgttcttcgagacccgaacgggggtctcgccaaggcaggataaggcagccaagcgggaagcagcatcctgagaaggagcagcaacgacacgcgtaccgagacgagtggggttaaaagtaatggaggcatccacggaatcaatgagatgtcgatgaagggagaaatcgtcaggaggcgcagaatcaagagggaggagatcaaaatatttggcccacgaagcgggaccaaacaaggcttgataggtagcagaactggaaggaatcgagcgagggcggccgtgacgagaacggcggtgagaacccccagagagaggggttaaaaggcgcagtagtaacaactagagaaggagccgcgccaggggacgaggtagtcaccactgggggcttggggctcgacccaaccacagaggagggaggggagccaggggaaggagtcagagaggccaaaggaggagcaaggtcggggcccaatgcagcggaggctacagagcccggtcttccaatacggaccgactcgggggcttggtcgcccaccccacgagcctgaaaaggtaagccagaaacagccgaaacaggggttatcatcttgacgaaattacgaattcactcacgaatgtgcccccacacccaccatggagccacaattagaggcaggacacccaacaagaagctatcgccgatcttgtcggggcctcctaggggtgcgtcgtgagtatacgccccacaaacgccaccttaagaaaccgacagtccgtcgagatcgggttcagtgacgaagtggggattgacaataaaaggttcccctcgctctcgacgtcgggtaccgcagttctacgggtgcaagagtatgcctcctcaagcacccgggcgtcaaagtagaagaagtccaagggaagaaccagaacgagcaaaaggtcggcaggaaacggcaagcagataggagaagaggggggagaaaaacgaaacagaaggaaaaggaaaagatgcccagcagaattggagaggacggcagcaggagcacaaggctagaaaaggacagaggactgtcccaaggagcatcacactccggcagccgcccactaagcccccagacggcgacaacgagctgagcggggagggggatcaAACCGGGAAGTTATGTCTAGTGGTGTGCAAACAGTTTTTCCAATTAACAGGGGTTCGGCAGTTGCATAGAGGACTTTATGGC carries:
- the LOC123766010 gene encoding uncharacterized protein, which gives rise to MGMVRWLPRGFTQGYLRQESANKRQNTRAWFTDYSSLVTQGFFSRISICCIEECRKVFGMPPVGGHSVAAGRVASETTRSQIDYARIYARTHPRGPSPFNSRTPLVERPELINALHLPFERVPVSVERDGTCPHCGLDDMTRMYPTWSKIAACLLFPFGLMFMCFNYEDRCPTCNYLSPR